A window of Desulfovibrio sp. genomic DNA:
CCTTGAGGGTGATGATTTTTTTTCCGTCACGCACCTCAAGCTTCTGCACTGAAGCTGACCTGAATTCCGCCTTGAAAAACTCGGCATGGGCGCGAAACGCGTCGGCCAGGCCCGTGCCGGTGCCGTCAAGGATGCCGGGGTAATTCTCCACCCGGCTGGTGGTCAGTATCTGCCCGCCGGGGCGGCCCTTTTCCAGCACCAGGGTATCAAGACCGGCCCGCTTGCCGTAGATGGCGGCGGAAAGCCCGGCAGGGCCCGCTCCAATGATGACGAGTTCACGAGTTTCCATCATAAGTTCCTTGTTGCAGTGTCGCTTGATATACAATCAAAACCATTCGCAGCCCGAATTTATGGACGTCCCTGCCATGCTCCCCAGGCCGGATGGCTGC
This region includes:
- a CDS encoding NAD(P)/FAD-dependent oxidoreductase, whose amino-acid sequence is METRELVIIGAGPAGLSAAIYGKRAGLDTLVLEKGRPGGQILTTSRVENYPGILDGTGTGLADAFRAHAEFFKAEFRSASVQKLEVRDGKKIITLK